The following coding sequences lie in one Cannabis sativa cultivar Pink pepper isolate KNU-18-1 chromosome 5, ASM2916894v1, whole genome shotgun sequence genomic window:
- the LOC133038049 gene encoding uncharacterized protein LOC133038049, whose translation MADGFTIPVKFWRKSLEEEISAPSCSVTPTPAPVVDLASESGESQPDLGYLLEASDDEFGLPPSNSGEDVLKEEETELVRVESGSSGIVVMLHMSSFSMTAMLIEFEIRLRNVGWLGSAVMGFL comes from the exons ATGGCGGACGGATTCACAATACCTGTTAAGTTCTGG AGGAAAAGCTTAGAGGAAGAGATTTCCGCTCCTTCTTGTTCCGTTACCCCAACTCCGGCGCCGGTTGTAGATCTGGCGTCGGAATCTGGCGAGTCTCAACCGGATCTGGGTTATCTTTTAGAAGCTTCTGATGATGAGTTCGGTTTACCGCCTTCTAATTCTGGTGAAGATGttttgaaggaagaagagactGAGTTGGTCCGAGTTGAGTCTGGTTCTTCTGGAATCGTGGTCATGTTGCATATGTCCTCGTTCTCCATGACGGCAATGCTGATCGAATTCGAGATTCGGCTAAGGAATGTGGGTTGGCTCGGATCGGCGGTCATGGGATTTCTGTAG